One Chloroflexota bacterium genomic window carries:
- a CDS encoding helix-turn-helix transcriptional regulator, producing the protein MKLCELRQQKMMTQREVAERAGITVTTLSRIENGKVNPTFKTIRNLAEVFGISPQEMREIVGSAQLPLWGVAPRPRGGDPLGRRG; encoded by the coding sequence ATGAAACTATGTGAATTACGGCAGCAGAAGATGATGACACAGCGAGAAGTGGCAGAGCGTGCCGGCATCACCGTGACCACCTTGTCACGGATAGAGAACGGCAAGGTGAACCCAACCTTCAAGACGATTCGTAATCTGGCAGAGGTGTTTGGCATTTCGCCGCAGGAAATGCGCGAAATCGTTGGTTCGGCCCAACTCCCGTTGTGGGGGGTGGCTCCCCGGCCTCGGGGAGGGGACCCACTGGGACGTCGGGGATGA